One region of Jatrophihabitans cynanchi genomic DNA includes:
- a CDS encoding SDR family oxidoreductase: MQVAGKVVVVTGAGSGIGAAMARRFAAEGAEVVVVADLHADAAAAVAAEVAGVAEVGGVAEVGGVAEALDVCDADAVASLVHRTIERFGRIDLFCSNAGIATGVQLDDPGDAWHKAFDVHVMSHVYAARALVPHLLERGTGYLLNTASAAGLLTAPGDAPYTVSKHGAVAFAEWLAVTYGGRGIGVSVLCPLGVATPLLMEPLAAGNAGARAVAASGEIVTAEQVADAVVTGLAAERFLILPHPQVGTFWAQKAADPDRWLAGVRRLVSREDA, encoded by the coding sequence ATGCAGGTCGCCGGCAAGGTCGTCGTCGTCACCGGCGCGGGCAGCGGCATCGGCGCCGCGATGGCCCGCCGCTTCGCCGCCGAGGGCGCCGAGGTGGTCGTGGTCGCGGACCTGCACGCCGACGCGGCGGCCGCCGTGGCCGCAGAGGTCGCCGGGGTTGCAGAGGTCGGCGGGGTTGCCGAGGTCGGCGGGGTTGCCGAGGCGCTGGACGTCTGCGACGCCGATGCCGTCGCCTCGCTCGTGCACCGCACGATCGAGCGGTTCGGCCGCATCGACCTGTTCTGCTCCAATGCCGGCATCGCCACCGGCGTCCAGCTCGATGATCCCGGCGACGCCTGGCACAAGGCGTTCGACGTGCATGTCATGTCGCACGTGTACGCCGCACGCGCCCTCGTGCCGCACCTGCTGGAACGCGGCACCGGGTACCTGCTCAACACCGCGTCGGCGGCCGGCCTGCTGACCGCGCCGGGCGATGCCCCGTACACGGTGAGCAAGCACGGCGCCGTCGCGTTCGCCGAGTGGCTGGCGGTGACCTACGGCGGCCGCGGGATCGGCGTCAGCGTGCTGTGCCCGCTCGGCGTCGCGACCCCGCTGCTGATGGAGCCGCTGGCCGCGGGCAACGCCGGCGCGCGTGCCGTCGCGGCGTCCGGCGAGATCGTCACCGCCGAGCAGGTGGCCGACGCTGTGGTGACCGGGCTCGCAGCCGAGCGGTTCCTGATCCTGCCGCACCCGCAGGTCGGTACGTTCTGGGCACAGAAGGCAGCAGACCCGGATCGCTGGCTCGCCGGCGTGCGGCGACTGGTCTCCCGAGAAGACGCATAG
- a CDS encoding SDR family oxidoreductase, with protein MAGVQDRVALVTGGAQGIGAAVARRLAADGAKVGVLDLNQDAARAVAEQITAAGGQAIGLGADVCKRDQVQAAVDNLVETFGGLHVLVNNAGVLRDNLLFKMTDDDWTLVMEVHLRGAFLCSQIAQKHMVAAKYGRIVSMSSTSALGNRGQANYSTAKAGLQGLTKTLAIELGPFGVTANAIAPGFIETAMTKATAERIGTTIEAMREATASAVPVRRGGVPEDIANTVAFFAGEESGYVTGQVIYVDGGRGLI; from the coding sequence ATGGCAGGAGTGCAGGACCGGGTGGCACTGGTGACGGGCGGCGCGCAGGGCATCGGCGCCGCGGTGGCGCGGCGGCTGGCTGCTGACGGGGCGAAGGTCGGCGTGCTCGACCTGAACCAGGACGCCGCGCGCGCCGTGGCCGAACAGATCACCGCCGCCGGCGGCCAGGCGATCGGCCTGGGCGCCGACGTGTGCAAGCGCGATCAGGTGCAGGCCGCGGTCGACAACCTCGTCGAGACCTTCGGCGGCCTGCACGTGCTGGTCAACAACGCCGGGGTGCTGCGCGACAACCTGCTGTTCAAGATGACCGACGACGACTGGACGCTGGTCATGGAGGTGCACCTGCGCGGGGCGTTCCTGTGCAGCCAGATCGCGCAGAAGCACATGGTCGCGGCCAAGTACGGCCGGATCGTCTCGATGTCCTCGACCTCGGCGCTGGGCAATCGCGGCCAGGCCAACTACTCGACCGCGAAGGCCGGCCTGCAGGGCCTGACCAAGACGCTCGCGATCGAGCTCGGCCCGTTCGGGGTCACCGCCAACGCGATCGCGCCCGGCTTCATCGAGACCGCGATGACCAAGGCCACCGCCGAGCGGATCGGTACCACCATCGAGGCGATGCGCGAGGCGACCGCGTCCGCCGTGCCGGTGCGCCGCGGCGGCGTGCCCGAGGACATCGCGAACACCGTCGCGTTCTTCGCCGGCGAGGAGTCCGGCTACGTCACCGGCCAGGTGATCTACGTCGACGGCGGACGCGGACTGATCTGA
- the ffh gene encoding signal recognition particle protein yields MFDTLSDRLSSVFTNLRGKGRLSDADIDATAREIRIALLEADVALPVVRQFTTAIKERARGEEVSKALNPAQQVIKIVNDELVEILGGQTRRLQFAKTPPTVIMLAGLQGAGKTTLAGKLARWLREQGHTPVLVACDLQRPNAVTQLQVVGERAGVAVYAPEPGNTDGGQTSSGPGGDPVKVARDSIEFARRAQHDMVIVDTAGRLGIDADMMQQAADIRDAVQPDEVLFVVDAMVGQDAVNTAEAFGDGVGFSGVVLTKLDGDARGGAALSVRYVTGQPIMFASNGEKLEDFDVFHPDRMASRILGMGDMLTLIEQAQQHFDEAEAEKMAAKLSGGMQNFTLEDFLDQLMAIRRMGPIGNLLGMLPGMGQMKDAISQVDDKDLDRTAAIIRSMTPAERENPKMINGSRRLRIANGSGVRVNDVNQLVDRFFEARKMMGQLGGMGLPGMRRASKKGKGKKGRKGKSGRGPTQPRMPAGFNPAAFNPAGLNPGGFGGTDQLPPGMQLPDLSKLNLPKK; encoded by the coding sequence GTGTTCGACACGCTCTCCGACCGGCTCTCGTCGGTCTTCACCAACCTGCGCGGCAAGGGACGTCTGTCCGACGCGGACATCGACGCGACGGCCCGCGAGATCCGTATCGCCCTGCTGGAAGCCGATGTCGCGCTGCCCGTGGTGCGCCAGTTCACCACGGCGATCAAGGAACGCGCGCGGGGCGAGGAGGTCTCCAAGGCGCTGAACCCCGCCCAGCAGGTGATCAAGATCGTCAACGACGAGCTGGTCGAGATCCTGGGCGGCCAGACGCGGCGGCTGCAGTTCGCCAAGACGCCGCCGACGGTGATCATGCTCGCCGGCCTGCAGGGCGCCGGCAAGACCACGCTCGCGGGCAAGCTGGCCCGCTGGCTGCGCGAGCAGGGGCACACCCCGGTGCTGGTCGCCTGCGACCTGCAGCGGCCGAATGCGGTCACCCAGCTGCAGGTGGTCGGCGAGCGTGCCGGGGTCGCCGTCTACGCGCCCGAGCCGGGCAACACCGATGGCGGCCAAACCTCCAGCGGGCCGGGTGGCGACCCGGTCAAGGTGGCGCGCGACTCGATCGAGTTCGCCCGCCGCGCCCAGCACGACATGGTGATCGTGGACACCGCGGGCCGGCTGGGCATCGACGCCGACATGATGCAGCAGGCGGCCGACATCCGCGACGCCGTGCAGCCGGACGAGGTGCTGTTCGTCGTCGACGCGATGGTCGGCCAGGACGCGGTGAACACCGCGGAGGCGTTCGGTGACGGAGTCGGCTTCAGCGGCGTCGTGCTGACCAAGCTCGACGGCGACGCGCGCGGCGGCGCCGCGCTGTCGGTCCGCTACGTCACCGGCCAGCCGATCATGTTCGCCTCCAACGGCGAGAAGCTGGAGGACTTCGACGTCTTCCACCCCGACCGGATGGCCTCGCGCATCCTCGGCATGGGCGACATGCTCACCCTGATCGAGCAGGCGCAGCAGCACTTCGACGAGGCCGAGGCCGAGAAGATGGCCGCCAAGCTGTCCGGCGGCATGCAGAACTTCACCCTGGAGGACTTCCTCGACCAGCTGATGGCGATCCGCCGGATGGGCCCGATCGGCAACCTGCTCGGCATGCTTCCCGGCATGGGGCAGATGAAGGACGCGATCAGCCAGGTCGACGACAAGGACCTGGACCGCACCGCCGCGATCATCCGCTCGATGACCCCGGCGGAACGGGAGAACCCGAAGATGATCAACGGGTCCCGCCGGCTGCGGATCGCGAACGGCTCGGGCGTTCGGGTCAACGACGTGAACCAGCTGGTGGACCGCTTCTTCGAGGCGCGCAAGATGATGGGCCAGCTCGGCGGCATGGGCCTGCCCGGCATGCGCCGCGCGAGCAAGAAGGGAAAGGGCAAGAAGGGGAGGAAGGGCAAGTCGGGGCGTGGTCCGACGCAGCCGAGGATGCCGGCCGGGTTCAACCCCGCCGCGTTCAACCCCGCCGGCCTGAACCCCGGGGGATTCGGTGGGACGGATCAGCTGCCGCCCGGCATGCAGCTGCCGGACCTGTCCAAGCTCAACCTGCCGAAGAAGTAG
- a CDS encoding WXG100 family type VII secretion target — translation MSNDLIVAPEGTDWTSGVGFLGDGKTLIDDLTSSSTSAVDITVDSVMETLDILGLVLDPMGGLFSAGIGWLVSHIGFLKEPVDAMLGDPEEIAAVAGTWANISELLARTAGDLGGEFSSIHSWQGEAADHYRRAGAVYTGLDGSAAAAAAAVSGLTTAAGVLVAMTRDEVFRVVSEFVERVVLYILAALASSSFTFGISLEAAVEVITFDGELQAVSIETTTTRVETEITVYTGKLGEIAQKIQPIITALERWHQRMEGSHLGDVMKFLDKDGAKAVTETVKQLDGTVKELEK, via the coding sequence ATGAGCAACGACCTGATCGTCGCGCCCGAGGGGACCGACTGGACGTCCGGCGTCGGCTTCCTCGGCGACGGCAAGACGCTGATCGACGACCTGACCTCGTCCTCGACCAGCGCCGTCGACATCACAGTCGACTCGGTGATGGAAACCCTGGACATCCTCGGGCTGGTGCTCGACCCGATGGGCGGGCTGTTCTCGGCCGGCATCGGTTGGCTGGTGAGCCACATCGGGTTCTTGAAGGAGCCGGTGGACGCGATGCTCGGCGACCCGGAGGAGATCGCGGCGGTCGCCGGCACCTGGGCGAACATCAGCGAACTGCTCGCCAGGACGGCCGGCGACCTAGGCGGCGAGTTCTCCTCGATCCATTCGTGGCAGGGCGAGGCTGCCGACCACTACCGCCGCGCCGGAGCGGTGTACACCGGGCTGGACGGCTCCGCGGCTGCTGCTGCAGCGGCCGTGTCCGGCCTGACGACCGCAGCCGGCGTGCTCGTCGCGATGACGCGTGACGAGGTGTTCCGCGTGGTCAGCGAGTTCGTCGAACGGGTCGTGCTGTACATCCTGGCGGCGCTGGCCAGCTCGTCGTTCACCTTCGGTATCTCGCTCGAGGCGGCCGTCGAGGTGATCACGTTCGACGGCGAACTGCAGGCCGTGTCGATCGAGACCACGACGACCCGCGTCGAGACGGAGATCACCGTCTACACCGGCAAGCTCGGCGAGATCGCGCAGAAGATCCAACCGATCATCACCGCCCTCGAACGCTGGCATCAGCGGATGGAGGGCTCGCACCTGGGCGACGTGATGAAGTTCCTGGACAAGGACGGTGCCAAGGCGGTGACCGAGACCGTCAAGCAACTCGACGGCACCGTCAAGGAGTTGGAGAAGTGA
- a CDS encoding type VII secretion target, whose protein sequence is MSGYQVDPAELRSHAARLGQLAGTIEHAADAAKQEGIGGVHPYGLLFSPLVVPVLGTVAAAAKAMITGTGALGRAMQQSLAKNVDVYELAEEQTSRGLKKIIQ, encoded by the coding sequence ATGAGCGGCTACCAGGTGGATCCGGCCGAGCTGCGCAGCCACGCGGCGCGCCTCGGTCAGCTCGCCGGGACGATCGAGCACGCGGCGGACGCCGCGAAGCAGGAGGGCATCGGCGGCGTGCACCCGTACGGCCTGCTGTTCTCGCCGCTCGTGGTTCCCGTGCTCGGCACCGTCGCCGCGGCGGCCAAGGCCATGATCACGGGCACCGGGGCGCTCGGCCGCGCGATGCAGCAGTCGCTGGCCAAGAACGTCGACGTCTACGAACTGGCCGAGGAACAGACCTCCCGCGGCCTGAAGAAGATCATTCAATGA
- a CDS encoding YbaB/EbfC family nucleoid-associated protein: MDLSGLPTAEALRQFQAEHQARMAQLQERAAEVRARLAATEITARSRDGAVSVVVGAGGVLKQLHFSSKAGELPLGKLSTTVLQAYRQACAEAAARSTEAMGALVGPDNPSYQMLRDAVPPVPAEEDAE; encoded by the coding sequence GTGGATCTTTCCGGACTGCCGACGGCCGAGGCGCTGCGCCAGTTCCAGGCCGAGCACCAGGCGCGGATGGCGCAGCTGCAGGAGCGCGCCGCGGAGGTGCGCGCCCGGCTGGCCGCCACCGAGATCACCGCGCGTTCGCGCGACGGCGCGGTCAGCGTCGTGGTCGGCGCCGGCGGCGTGCTCAAGCAGTTGCACTTCAGCTCCAAGGCCGGTGAGCTGCCCCTGGGCAAGCTGAGCACGACCGTGCTGCAGGCCTACCGGCAGGCGTGCGCCGAGGCGGCTGCGCGCAGCACCGAGGCGATGGGCGCACTCGTCGGGCCGGACAACCCGAGCTACCAGATGCTGCGCGACGCCGTGCCGCCCGTTCCCGCCGAGGAGGATGCCGAATGA
- a CDS encoding helicase HerA-like domain-containing protein, whose protein sequence is MSEKSTPAPADGAASRAADAERIAAGYAFDGDALAFGSVVLEATAYPEAQVRVPLAMMTRHGLIAGATGTGKTKTLQGLAEQLSAAGVPVVVADIKGDLSGLMTPGQSNDKITARNTDTGDTGWAPTSFPVEFYALGGVGTGIPLRASMTGFGPTLLAKVLELNETQESSLNLIFHFADKAGLTLLDLKDLRAVISYLVSDDGRDELKQLGGLSGSTAGVILRDLIALADQGGEDFFGEPEFETSDLLRTTADGRGMISSIELANLQDRPQLFSTFLMWLLADLFHELPEIGDADRPKLVFFFDEAHLLFDGASKAFLDAVTQTVRLIRSKGVGIFFVTQNPQDVPDDVLGQLGNRVQHALRAFTPDDAAALAKAVKTYPRTSDYDLSEALQQLGTGEAVITVLSEKGAPTPVAWARMRAPRSLMAQVDAATQQQAVASSSLQPKYGQEVDRESAYEKLNARVAAQQPAAGAPSKPATAPKSDSAPQQPKPAAHGNEDSAVAKVLESSAFKSFARSAGTVLGREIMRGLFGTRKR, encoded by the coding sequence GTGTCCGAGAAGAGCACTCCCGCACCGGCGGACGGGGCCGCCTCGCGCGCCGCCGACGCCGAGCGCATCGCGGCCGGCTACGCCTTCGACGGCGACGCACTCGCGTTCGGCTCCGTCGTGCTCGAGGCAACGGCCTACCCCGAGGCGCAGGTGCGGGTGCCGCTCGCCATGATGACCCGGCACGGGCTGATCGCCGGTGCCACCGGGACCGGCAAGACCAAGACACTGCAGGGCCTGGCCGAACAGCTGTCCGCTGCCGGCGTGCCGGTGGTGGTCGCGGACATCAAGGGCGACCTGTCCGGGCTGATGACGCCGGGGCAGAGCAACGACAAGATCACCGCGCGCAACACCGACACCGGGGACACCGGCTGGGCGCCGACGAGCTTCCCGGTGGAGTTCTACGCACTCGGCGGGGTCGGCACCGGGATCCCGCTGCGGGCGAGCATGACCGGCTTCGGCCCGACGCTGCTGGCCAAGGTGCTCGAGCTGAACGAGACGCAGGAGTCCAGCCTCAACCTGATCTTCCACTTCGCCGACAAGGCGGGGCTCACCCTGCTCGACCTCAAGGACCTGCGCGCCGTCATCTCCTACCTCGTCAGCGACGACGGAAGGGACGAGCTCAAGCAGCTCGGCGGGCTGTCCGGCAGCACCGCGGGGGTGATCCTGCGCGACCTCATCGCGCTGGCCGATCAGGGCGGCGAGGACTTCTTCGGCGAGCCGGAGTTCGAGACGTCCGACCTGCTGCGTACCACCGCCGACGGCCGCGGCATGATCAGCTCGATCGAGCTCGCCAACCTGCAGGACCGCCCGCAGCTGTTTAGCACCTTCCTGATGTGGCTGCTCGCCGATCTGTTCCACGAGCTGCCCGAGATCGGTGACGCCGACCGGCCCAAGCTGGTGTTCTTCTTCGACGAGGCGCACCTGCTGTTCGACGGCGCGAGCAAGGCGTTCCTCGACGCGGTCACCCAGACCGTGCGGCTGATCCGCAGCAAGGGCGTCGGCATCTTCTTCGTCACCCAGAATCCGCAGGACGTCCCGGACGACGTGCTCGGGCAGCTGGGCAACCGCGTGCAGCACGCCCTGCGCGCGTTCACGCCGGACGACGCGGCCGCGCTGGCCAAGGCCGTCAAGACCTATCCCCGCACGTCCGACTACGACCTGTCCGAGGCGCTGCAGCAACTCGGCACCGGTGAGGCCGTGATCACCGTGCTGTCCGAGAAGGGCGCGCCCACCCCGGTCGCCTGGGCCAGGATGCGCGCGCCGCGCTCGCTGATGGCGCAGGTGGACGCGGCCACCCAGCAACAGGCTGTCGCGTCCTCGTCGCTGCAGCCGAAGTACGGCCAGGAGGTGGACCGCGAGTCGGCCTACGAGAAGCTCAACGCGCGCGTCGCGGCCCAGCAGCCGGCAGCCGGCGCGCCGTCGAAGCCGGCGACCGCACCGAAGTCCGACAGCGCGCCCCAGCAGCCCAAGCCGGCGGCGCACGGGAACGAGGACAGTGCGGTGGCGAAGGTGCTCGAGTCCAGTGCGTTCAAGTCGTTCGCGCGATCGGCCGGCACGGTGCTCGGCCGCGAGATCATGCGCGGGCTGTTCGGCACCCGCAAGCGGTAG
- a CDS encoding elongation factor G-like protein EF-G2, producing MSTKKAATRTSTALFDTADRPEKLRNVTLVGHSAAGKTTLVEALLAATGAIPRAGSVADGSTVSDHDPVEVSQQRSVALSVCPLQWDGVVVNLLDTPGYPDFTGELRAGLRAADAALFVVSAAEDIDPITVSLWEECGAIGTPRAVVITKLDAPRADFARAVTACQQVFGGADGQAVLPLYLPVGGAGEGEPPHALVGLLTRTVYDYSNGFPPAESGSGAEAIDIDADRAALIEAIINNSEDESLLDRYLAGEDIGLDVLVDDLETAVARATFFPVIPACAGTGLGLAELLEILSGGFPSPVELDPPATTTLDGAPGPQLRCDPDGPLVAEIVRTSVDPYLGRLSVLRVFSGTITPESQVHISGHGGADRGHPDHDADERVGQLHSPLGATLRPIERAIAGDICAIGRLGSAETGDTVSDKANPLLIAPWDMPEPLLPIAVQAATRGDEDALAKALGRLTAGDPTVRVERHQDTGQLVLWCLGEAHADVVLDRLRSTGAHVDTVPLRIALRETFTAEARGHGRLVKQSGGHGQFAVCDVIISPLPRGSGVQFTEKVVGGSVPSQFISSVEKGVRAQLDSGLDNDHIPLTDVQVTLVDGKAHSVDSSDAAFQTAGALAVKDAAAAARPALLEPIAVLEVTVPDAHVGGVLSDLSGRRGRVTGTEPDPSAHVGMERTIVHAEVPESELVRYAITLRSLTAGTGRFTRAFSRMELVPAQVADTLRKPAE from the coding sequence ATGTCGACCAAGAAGGCCGCCACCCGTACCTCGACGGCCTTGTTCGACACGGCCGACCGCCCGGAGAAGTTGCGCAACGTCACGCTCGTCGGCCACTCGGCCGCCGGCAAGACGACCCTGGTCGAGGCGCTGCTCGCCGCCACCGGCGCGATCCCGCGCGCCGGCAGCGTCGCAGACGGTTCCACGGTCAGCGACCACGACCCGGTCGAGGTGTCGCAACAGCGTTCCGTCGCGCTGTCGGTCTGCCCGCTGCAGTGGGACGGCGTCGTGGTGAACCTGCTCGACACGCCCGGATACCCCGACTTCACCGGGGAGTTGCGCGCCGGACTGCGCGCCGCCGACGCGGCACTGTTCGTCGTGTCCGCGGCCGAGGACATCGATCCGATCACGGTCTCGCTGTGGGAGGAGTGCGGCGCCATCGGCACGCCACGCGCCGTCGTGATCACCAAGCTGGACGCGCCGCGCGCCGACTTCGCACGCGCGGTCACCGCCTGCCAGCAGGTGTTCGGCGGCGCCGACGGGCAGGCCGTGCTGCCGCTGTACCTGCCGGTGGGCGGGGCCGGCGAGGGTGAGCCACCGCACGCGCTCGTCGGGCTGCTCACCCGCACCGTCTACGACTACTCGAACGGCTTCCCGCCCGCCGAGTCCGGCTCCGGCGCCGAAGCCATCGACATCGATGCCGACCGCGCGGCGCTGATCGAGGCGATCATCAACAACAGCGAGGACGAGTCGCTGCTGGACCGCTACCTCGCGGGAGAGGACATCGGCCTCGACGTGCTGGTCGACGACCTCGAGACGGCGGTGGCGCGCGCGACGTTCTTCCCGGTGATCCCGGCGTGCGCCGGCACCGGGCTGGGGCTGGCCGAACTGCTGGAGATCCTGTCCGGCGGGTTCCCCTCGCCCGTCGAGCTGGACCCGCCGGCGACGACAACGCTCGACGGCGCACCCGGGCCGCAGCTGCGCTGTGACCCGGACGGCCCGCTGGTGGCCGAGATCGTGCGGACGTCCGTCGACCCGTATCTCGGCCGGCTGTCCGTGCTGCGCGTGTTCTCCGGGACGATCACGCCCGAGTCGCAGGTGCACATCTCCGGCCACGGCGGTGCCGACCGCGGCCATCCCGATCACGACGCGGACGAGCGGGTCGGCCAACTGCACTCGCCGCTCGGCGCGACACTGCGGCCGATCGAGCGCGCGATCGCCGGCGACATCTGCGCCATCGGCCGGCTGGGCAGCGCCGAGACCGGCGACACCGTGTCGGACAAGGCAAACCCGCTGCTCATCGCGCCGTGGGACATGCCCGAGCCGCTGCTGCCGATCGCGGTGCAGGCGGCGACGCGCGGCGACGAGGACGCGCTGGCCAAGGCGCTCGGCCGGCTGACCGCCGGTGACCCGACCGTGCGCGTCGAACGCCACCAGGACACCGGCCAGCTGGTGCTCTGGTGCCTCGGCGAGGCGCATGCCGACGTGGTGCTGGACCGGCTGCGCTCGACCGGCGCGCACGTGGACACGGTGCCGTTGCGGATCGCGCTGCGCGAGACGTTCACCGCCGAGGCGCGCGGGCACGGCAGGCTGGTCAAACAGTCCGGCGGCCACGGGCAGTTCGCGGTGTGCGACGTGATCATCTCCCCGCTGCCGCGCGGCTCCGGCGTGCAGTTCACCGAGAAGGTGGTCGGCGGCTCGGTGCCCTCGCAGTTCATCTCCTCGGTCGAGAAGGGCGTACGCGCGCAACTGGACAGCGGGCTGGACAACGACCACATCCCGCTGACCGACGTGCAGGTGACCCTCGTCGACGGCAAGGCGCACAGCGTGGACTCCTCCGACGCCGCGTTCCAGACCGCCGGCGCGCTGGCCGTCAAGGATGCCGCAGCAGCAGCACGCCCGGCCCTGCTGGAGCCGATCGCGGTGCTCGAGGTCACCGTCCCGGACGCGCACGTCGGCGGGGTGCTCTCGGACCTGTCCGGCCGGCGCGGCCGGGTGACCGGGACCGAGCCCGACCCGAGCGCGCACGTCGGCATGGAGCGCACCATCGTGCACGCCGAGGTACCCGAATCCGAACTGGTCCGCTACGCGATCACGCTGCGCTCGCTCACGGCGGGCACCGGTCGGTTCACGCGCGCCTTCAGCCGCATGGAGCTGGTGCCGGCGCAGGTGGCCGACACGTTGCGCAAGCCGGCCGAGTAA
- the pgsA gene encoding phosphatidylinositol phosphate synthase: MFTAFFRVLFVRLLTPFGSWLARVGVTPNLITVVGTLGTITCSVVFFTRGWWMTGTLTIWALTMFDALDGLVARAGGTASKFGAVLDSTCDRFADAAVFGTIGWYFALHGQRWMLLGALLCLVLGSVTSYIRARAEAARFTCSVGIAERTDRLIIVLVGTGLTGSPFHWPYLQAIALWLLVAASTITVGQRIATVYRQSKALQAAEA, encoded by the coding sequence GTGTTCACCGCCTTTTTCCGTGTCCTGTTCGTCAGGCTGCTGACTCCGTTCGGCAGTTGGCTGGCCAGGGTCGGCGTCACGCCCAACCTGATCACGGTCGTCGGCACGCTCGGCACGATCACCTGCTCGGTCGTGTTCTTCACCCGCGGCTGGTGGATGACCGGCACGCTCACGATCTGGGCGTTGACGATGTTCGACGCACTCGACGGGCTGGTCGCGCGGGCCGGCGGCACCGCGTCGAAGTTCGGTGCGGTGCTCGACTCGACGTGCGACCGCTTCGCCGACGCCGCCGTCTTCGGGACCATCGGCTGGTACTTCGCGCTGCACGGGCAGCGCTGGATGTTGCTGGGCGCGCTGCTGTGCCTCGTGCTCGGTTCGGTGACCTCCTACATCCGCGCGCGGGCGGAGGCGGCCCGCTTCACCTGTTCGGTCGGCATCGCAGAGCGCACCGACCGGCTGATCATCGTGCTGGTCGGTACCGGGCTGACCGGCTCGCCGTTCCACTGGCCGTACCTGCAGGCGATCGCGCTGTGGCTGCTCGTCGCCGCGTCGACGATCACCGTCGGCCAGCGGATCGCGACCGTGTACCGCCAGTCCAAGGCGCTGCAGGCGGCGGAGGCCTGA
- a CDS encoding phosphatidylinositol mannoside acyltransferase codes for MFTGLRDRAVDLGYAAGWNVVKSAPRGLTERAFRAAADAAAVRNGGGARQLRKNLSRVVGPQTSEARLDALVGAALRSYARYWLETFRLPRMDPHEVVERTTVHTEGRENLDAALERGKGAVVALPHSGNWDVAGLWLVAHSGPFVTVAERLHPESLFERFVAHREGLGFEVLPLSRRDPSPMGTLAQRLRENKVAALVADRDLSHNGVPVRFFGEPARMPGGPALLAATTGAALLPISLWFTDDGGWGQRIHPPLPVPEGRLRDQVPALTQSVADVLAAGIGEHPVDWHMLQPLWLADLPARPERERGEPAAAGPG; via the coding sequence ATGTTCACCGGCCTGCGCGACCGGGCGGTCGATCTCGGCTACGCCGCCGGCTGGAACGTGGTGAAGTCGGCACCGCGCGGGCTGACCGAGCGCGCGTTCCGCGCCGCAGCCGACGCCGCCGCGGTGCGCAACGGCGGGGGAGCGCGACAGCTGCGCAAGAACCTGAGCCGCGTCGTCGGGCCGCAGACCTCCGAGGCGCGCTTGGACGCGCTCGTCGGTGCCGCGCTGCGCTCGTACGCGCGCTACTGGCTGGAGACGTTCCGGCTGCCGCGGATGGACCCGCACGAGGTTGTCGAGCGCACCACGGTGCACACCGAGGGCCGCGAGAACCTCGACGCCGCGCTCGAGCGTGGCAAGGGCGCGGTGGTCGCCCTGCCGCACTCGGGCAACTGGGACGTCGCCGGACTGTGGCTCGTCGCGCACAGCGGGCCGTTCGTCACCGTCGCCGAGCGGCTGCATCCCGAATCGCTGTTCGAACGGTTCGTCGCACACCGGGAGGGGCTGGGCTTCGAGGTGCTCCCGCTCAGCCGGCGCGACCCGTCGCCGATGGGCACGCTGGCGCAGCGGCTGCGCGAGAACAAGGTCGCCGCCCTGGTCGCCGACCGCGACCTGTCCCACAACGGGGTGCCCGTCCGGTTCTTCGGCGAGCCGGCGCGGATGCCCGGCGGCCCGGCCCTGCTCGCGGCCACCACCGGCGCGGCCCTGCTCCCGATCAGCCTGTGGTTCACCGACGACGGCGGCTGGGGCCAGCGCATCCACCCGCCGCTTCCCGTTCCCGAGGGGCGGCTGCGCGACCAGGTCCCCGCGCTGACCCAGTCGGTGGCCGACGTCCTTGCTGCCGGCATCGGCGAGCACCCGGTCGACTGGCACATGCTGCAACCGCTGTGGCTCGCCGACCTGCCCGCGCGGCCGGAGCGCGAGCGCGGGGAGCCGGCCGCGGCGGGACCGGGCTGA